The Clostridium sp. AWRP genome has a window encoding:
- a CDS encoding flagellar FlbD family protein: protein MIRLTGLDNKEFIINADAIEKLEAIPESLITLTNGKKYLVKESNDEIVEKVIKYKRKIYAGNFD from the coding sequence ATGATAAGATTAACTGGACTCGACAATAAAGAATTTATTATAAATGCAGATGCTATAGAAAAATTAGAGGCTATACCTGAAAGTTTAATAACTTTAACTAATGGCAAAAAATATTTAGTAAAAGAATCTAATGATGAAATAGTAGAAAAAGTTATAAAGTATAAGAGAAAAATATACGCAGGAAATTTTGACTAA
- a CDS encoding flagellar basal body-associated FliL family protein, with protein sequence MENKAEKKGSSKIKIIAIGILILAVVAGGAFFGYNNFIKDKKITAKNAVQTVQQVNTQQVVSNGQTTGPVVNSLDQVVSSQTFQLDEVTVNLADEGGNRYLKAAVYLGFNEKKLNSELTAKKPIVTDAVIQILRTKKAADISAKNMNNIKLEIIQKINPMLEKGQLNNVYFTDIVIQ encoded by the coding sequence ATGGAAAATAAAGCAGAAAAAAAAGGTTCATCTAAAATTAAAATTATTGCTATAGGCATATTAATACTGGCGGTGGTAGCAGGAGGAGCCTTTTTTGGATATAATAATTTTATAAAAGACAAAAAAATAACTGCTAAAAATGCTGTACAAACTGTACAACAGGTTAATACTCAGCAGGTTGTAAGTAATGGACAAACTACTGGACCAGTTGTAAATTCATTAGATCAGGTTGTATCTTCCCAAACTTTTCAGCTTGATGAGGTTACTGTGAACCTGGCAGATGAAGGTGGAAATAGATATTTAAAGGCTGCAGTTTACTTAGGATTTAATGAAAAAAAGCTTAATTCTGAATTGACTGCAAAAAAACCAATTGTAACTGATGCAGTTATTCAAATTCTAAGAACAAAGAAAGCAGCAGATATAAGTGCTAAAAATATGAACAATATAAAATTGGAAATAATTCAGAAAATAAATCCTATGCTGGAAAAAGGACAGCTAAACAATGTATATTTTACAGACATTGTAATTCAATAA
- a CDS encoding flagellar biosynthetic protein FliO encodes MDLQFMWMIFRTVIALLFVIFLIYISAKYGGEKLKNVQKGKFIRIMEREQLSKENSLLVVKIGEKMCVVSSASGKVEIIYELNEEEISEFKNRSTIPQYKNLKDFYTRSGMEQLVKRASDKLTLKKLIDKKEDK; translated from the coding sequence ATGGATTTACAATTTATGTGGATGATTTTTAGAACAGTAATAGCTCTTTTATTTGTAATTTTTTTAATATATATTTCTGCAAAATATGGTGGAGAAAAACTTAAAAATGTTCAAAAGGGTAAATTTATAAGAATAATGGAGAGAGAACAACTGTCAAAAGAAAATAGTCTACTCGTGGTAAAAATAGGAGAAAAAATGTGTGTCGTATCTTCTGCGTCAGGAAAAGTTGAAATAATATATGAATTGAATGAAGAAGAAATTTCGGAGTTTAAAAATAGAAGTACTATACCACAATATAAAAATTTAAAAGATTTTTATACAAGATCAGGAATGGAGCAATTAGTTAAAAGGGCAAGTGACAAGTTAACTTTAAAAAAACTTATAGATAAAAAGGAAGATAAATGA
- the fliP gene encoding flagellar type III secretion system pore protein FliP (The bacterial flagellar biogenesis protein FliP forms a type III secretion system (T3SS)-type pore required for flagellar assembly.), with translation MNRRDKKIFITISILIFVILVFKAHSVYAAPDASQAMPIPNINVSMDNAGTSTPQQYVQNIKLLIFLTIITLLPSFIMMMTSFVRIIVVFGFLRSAMGTQQSPPNSILIGLALFMTIFIMYPVYSKINTNAIVPYMQNKITQEQAINEGAKPIRSFMLKQTYKKDLQLFIDQAKLNYKVTADGQNAPLYVVVPAYMISELKTAFKIGFLIYIPFMVIDMVVSSVLMAMGMFMLPPTMISLAFKLLLFVMVDGWYLLVKSLIVSFS, from the coding sequence ATGAACAGAAGAGATAAAAAGATTTTTATAACTATTTCAATTTTAATATTTGTCATTCTTGTTTTCAAAGCACATAGTGTATATGCAGCTCCAGATGCATCACAGGCAATGCCCATACCAAATATAAATGTATCTATGGATAATGCAGGTACTTCTACTCCACAGCAGTATGTACAAAATATAAAATTGCTTATATTTTTGACAATTATAACACTGCTTCCGTCTTTTATAATGATGATGACGAGTTTTGTAAGAATTATAGTTGTATTTGGCTTTTTAAGAAGTGCTATGGGAACACAGCAGTCACCTCCAAATTCAATTTTGATTGGACTTGCACTATTTATGACAATTTTTATTATGTATCCTGTTTATTCAAAAATAAATACAAATGCTATTGTGCCCTATATGCAAAATAAAATAACTCAGGAACAGGCAATAAATGAAGGGGCTAAACCAATTAGGAGTTTCATGCTTAAGCAGACTTATAAAAAAGATTTACAGCTATTTATAGATCAAGCTAAATTAAATTATAAGGTTACTGCAGATGGACAAAACGCTCCACTCTATGTAGTAGTTCCGGCATATATGATAAGTGAACTTAAAACTGCCTTTAAAATAGGATTCTTAATATATATACCGTTTATGGTAATAGATATGGTGGTATCGAGTGTGCTTATGGCTATGGGAATGTTTATGCTTCCACCAACTATGATATCTCTGGCATTTAAACTACTTTTATTTGTAATGGTAGATGGATGGTATTTGCTTGTAAAATCTTTAATTGTAAGTTTTTCATGA
- the fliQ gene encoding flagellar biosynthesis protein FliQ — protein MSENMVISIIKDAVQTGLMVGAPILIVSVVVGLIISIFQATTQIQEQTLTFVPKLIAVAVIGLISGSWMLHQVVAFTERIFTYISHITQ, from the coding sequence ATGAGTGAAAACATGGTAATTAGTATTATAAAAGATGCAGTACAAACGGGACTTATGGTAGGAGCTCCCATACTTATAGTTTCAGTAGTGGTAGGTCTTATAATAAGTATATTTCAAGCAACTACTCAGATACAGGAACAAACACTTACTTTTGTTCCTAAGCTTATTGCAGTAGCTGTAATAGGACTTATTTCAGGAAGCTGGATGTTACATCAGGTTGTAGCTTTTACTGAGAGAATTTTTACGTATATATCCCATATAACACAATGA
- a CDS encoding fused FliR family export protein/FlhB family type III secretion system protein, whose amino-acid sequence MINTLYFTALILVSIRIFSFFVLVPIFFPSGIPNVVKVGLTVVMAYILMPGIDYASISSIDNTMYFVMNCLNEAAAGLTLGFLTSLCFSMVRIAGNLMDMQMGFAMVSMFDPTSNSNTTLIERLLYWFSLVIFFIVDGHHMLIKSLIQSFSVIKLGSFFLSQDSINIIFKAFIEYFGIAIQIGIPIVLILLFTDLTMSLIARTVPQLNIMILGLPIKVLIGFASFCFALPIFLKLIEHLFTAIPNSIDAFYKALPLLLIFAKDDKTEEATPKKKSDSRKKGQIARSKEIGLTMTLLASTLVIAVLGGYVGTSLGSTMVAFLNDYINTSLDYSSVNKILFITIWRIAIVFLPIAVPILAIGVLANMIQTRGLITFETLKPDFSKLNPINGFKRMFSARSVMELLKDTAIVSIVGYVGYKFIKDNYMYILNLGQLDSRAVAKAIGSLAVGIFFRITLIMLIIAILDYMFQRYQYNKDLRMSKQEIKEEFKQDEGDPQIKSKRRQKQRELAMRRMMQEVPKATVVVTNPTHVAVALKYEEGQNAPVLVAKGLDAVALKIKEIAKDNDVPIIENRPLARLIYKEVEIDMEIPDEMYQAVAEILALVYKMR is encoded by the coding sequence TTGATAAATACATTATATTTTACCGCCTTAATTTTAGTATCAATAAGAATTTTTTCTTTTTTCGTATTGGTTCCAATATTTTTCCCAAGTGGAATTCCAAATGTAGTTAAAGTGGGACTGACAGTAGTTATGGCATATATATTGATGCCAGGTATAGATTATGCTTCTATAAGCAGTATAGATAATACAATGTATTTTGTAATGAATTGCTTGAATGAGGCAGCAGCAGGTCTTACCCTTGGATTTCTAACTAGCTTATGTTTTTCTATGGTGAGAATAGCGGGAAACCTTATGGATATGCAAATGGGATTTGCTATGGTTAGTATGTTTGATCCTACTTCAAATAGTAATACGACTTTAATTGAGCGTTTACTTTATTGGTTTAGTTTGGTTATTTTCTTTATAGTAGATGGACACCATATGCTTATAAAATCTTTAATTCAAAGTTTTAGTGTAATAAAACTTGGAAGTTTCTTTTTAAGTCAAGATTCAATTAATATAATTTTTAAAGCCTTTATAGAGTACTTTGGCATTGCAATTCAAATAGGAATACCTATAGTTTTAATACTCTTATTTACAGATTTGACAATGTCACTTATAGCTAGAACAGTTCCACAGTTAAATATAATGATATTGGGATTGCCTATTAAAGTACTTATAGGGTTTGCATCATTTTGTTTTGCACTTCCAATTTTTCTTAAATTAATAGAACATTTATTTACAGCTATACCTAATTCTATAGATGCTTTTTATAAGGCGCTGCCGCTGCTTTTAATATTTGCAAAGGATGATAAGACAGAAGAAGCTACTCCTAAAAAGAAAAGTGATTCTAGAAAAAAAGGTCAGATAGCTAGAAGTAAAGAAATAGGACTTACTATGACACTTCTTGCGTCAACTTTAGTTATAGCAGTTTTGGGAGGATATGTTGGAACATCTCTTGGTTCCACAATGGTAGCCTTTTTAAATGACTATATAAATACATCGCTTGATTACAGTAGTGTAAATAAAATACTATTTATAACCATATGGAGAATAGCTATAGTTTTTCTACCTATAGCAGTGCCAATACTGGCCATAGGTGTGCTGGCAAATATGATTCAAACAAGAGGGCTTATAACTTTTGAAACATTAAAGCCGGATTTCTCAAAATTAAATCCTATAAATGGATTTAAAAGAATGTTTTCTGCTAGATCCGTTATGGAACTTTTAAAGGATACTGCTATAGTGTCTATAGTAGGATACGTAGGGTACAAATTTATAAAAGACAATTATATGTATATATTGAACTTAGGGCAATTGGATTCTAGGGCTGTAGCAAAAGCTATAGGAAGCTTAGCTGTGGGTATATTTTTTAGAATAACTTTAATTATGCTTATAATTGCAATTCTTGATTATATGTTTCAAAGATATCAATATAATAAAGACCTTAGGATGTCAAAGCAGGAAATCAAAGAAGAATTTAAACAGGATGAAGGAGATCCACAAATAAAGAGTAAGAGAAGACAAAAACAGAGAGAACTAGCTATGCGAAGAATGATGCAGGAAGTGCCAAAGGCTACTGTAGTAGTTACAAATCCTACTCATGTTGCTGTAGCTTTAAAATATGAAGAGGGGCAAAATGCACCTGTCCTTGTGGCAAAGGGATTAGATGCGGTAGCTCTTAAGATAAAAGAAATAGCAAAAGATAATGATGTGCCAATAATTGAAAACAGGCCACTTGCAAGGCTTATATATAAAGAAGTTGAAATTGATATGGAGATACCAGATGAGATGTATCAGGCAGTGGCAGAAATACTTGCGTTGGTTTACAAGATGAGGTGA
- the flhF gene encoding flagellar biosynthesis protein FlhF: MIIKRYKVNNMNEAITRIRYELGKEAVIISQRKIRKPGILGFFSRKILEVTAAVDNKKKENNREGDMQDSIVAIKKLVNDKMKNSTLCNDIKGDKIIDNEAKENYNTSECNYENNIVDKNNDSIIKEMHQMKGMLNEMMKGSYGNVGKSAFQIKLENSDFNSKVVSTILNRVNIIEDDRDEEEKLKEVVTSMIKVEDKVLENIVVLVGPTGVGKTTTIAKLAGKLSLIEKKKVGLITIDTYRIGAVEQLKTYADIMNIPFQVVFTIKDMGKAIENMSDCDVILIDTTGRSSKNKMQISELRAFIDKVNTDNIHLVISCTTKNRDIDVIVEGYKELNYNNVIITKLDETSTYGSILNILQAAKKPISFVTTGQNVPEDIKVMNTEELVKLVLGEDIIC, translated from the coding sequence ATGATCATTAAAAGATATAAAGTCAATAATATGAATGAAGCTATTACAAGAATTAGGTATGAACTTGGGAAGGAAGCTGTAATAATAAGCCAAAGAAAAATAAGAAAACCTGGCATATTAGGCTTTTTCTCTAGAAAAATTTTAGAGGTAACTGCAGCTGTAGACAACAAGAAAAAGGAAAACAACCGTGAAGGAGATATGCAAGATAGTATTGTAGCAATAAAAAAACTTGTAAATGATAAAATGAAAAATAGCACCTTATGTAATGACATAAAAGGTGATAAAATTATAGATAATGAAGCTAAAGAAAATTACAATACATCAGAGTGTAATTATGAAAATAATATAGTAGATAAAAATAATGACTCTATTATAAAAGAAATGCATCAGATGAAGGGCATGCTAAATGAAATGATGAAGGGTTCTTATGGAAATGTAGGAAAAAGTGCATTTCAGATAAAACTTGAAAATAGCGATTTCAACAGTAAAGTAGTGAGCACAATTTTAAATAGAGTAAATATAATAGAAGATGATAGGGATGAAGAGGAAAAGTTAAAAGAAGTAGTTACAAGTATGATAAAAGTAGAGGATAAAGTACTTGAAAACATAGTAGTATTAGTGGGACCTACAGGCGTTGGAAAAACTACTACTATTGCTAAACTTGCAGGTAAGCTTTCTCTTATTGAAAAGAAAAAAGTAGGACTTATAACTATAGATACCTATAGAATAGGTGCAGTAGAACAACTTAAAACTTATGCAGATATAATGAATATACCTTTTCAAGTAGTATTTACTATAAAGGACATGGGAAAAGCTATAGAAAATATGTCAGATTGTGATGTAATATTAATAGATACTACAGGAAGAAGCAGCAAAAATAAGATGCAGATATCAGAACTCAGGGCATTTATAGATAAGGTAAATACGGACAATATACATTTAGTTATAAGTTGTACTACTAAAAACAGAGATATAGATGTAATAGTAGAAGGATACAAAGAGCTTAATTATAATAATGTTATAATAACTAAATTAGATGAAACATCTACCTATGGATCTATATTAAATATTTTACAAGCTGCAAAAAAACCTATAAGTTTTGTTACTACAGGACAAAATGTACCGGAAGACATAAAAGTTATGAATACAGAGGAATTAGTTAAACTTGTACTTGGGGAGGATATTATATGCTAG
- a CDS encoding MinD/ParA family protein has translation MLDQAEELRKLAQEDKNTRKEKVPSRKEPRIITVTSGKGGVGKSNFVVNVSIALQKMKKKVLIFDADMGMGNDDVLMGCLPKYSVYDAIFKNKDIEEVIIEGPFGVKLLPGGRGVSKIADITKSQKEEFIKKVSLLGDFDYIILDTGAGINRDVLGFVACCQELIIITTPEPTSLTDAYSLAKAVSYFKLNDFVQVIINKATNVQEGEKTFNKFKSVVDKFLNVDIKYLGCILEDKKLVQAVRNQVPFLINYPNSQASKDINLIASKLSGTEIDIRKSSIQDLFKKIFNTFS, from the coding sequence ATGCTAGACCAAGCTGAAGAGCTTAGAAAATTAGCTCAAGAGGATAAAAATACAAGAAAAGAAAAAGTACCTAGTAGAAAAGAACCTAGGATAATAACTGTTACTTCTGGAAAAGGTGGAGTTGGAAAGAGCAATTTTGTAGTAAATGTATCTATAGCACTACAAAAGATGAAAAAGAAGGTACTTATATTTGATGCAGATATGGGAATGGGAAATGATGATGTTTTAATGGGATGCTTACCTAAATATAGCGTATATGACGCCATATTTAAGAATAAAGATATAGAAGAGGTTATTATAGAAGGACCTTTTGGAGTAAAATTACTTCCAGGTGGAAGGGGAGTTTCAAAGATTGCAGACATAACGAAATCCCAGAAAGAAGAATTTATAAAAAAGGTATCTTTACTAGGAGATTTCGATTATATAATATTAGATACAGGTGCTGGAATAAATAGAGATGTGCTAGGATTTGTTGCCTGTTGTCAGGAGCTTATTATAATTACTACACCAGAACCTACATCTCTTACAGATGCATATAGTTTAGCAAAAGCTGTAAGTTATTTCAAATTAAACGATTTTGTACAAGTAATTATAAACAAAGCTACTAATGTTCAAGAAGGAGAGAAAACCTTTAATAAATTTAAGAGTGTAGTAGATAAATTTTTAAATGTAGATATAAAATATCTAGGCTGTATATTAGAAGACAAAAAACTTGTTCAGGCTGTTAGAAATCAAGTACCATTTTTAATAAATTACCCCAACTCTCAAGCTTCTAAGGATATAAATTTAATAGCTAGCAAGTTGTCAGGAACTGAAATAGACATCAGGAAAAGTAGTATACAGGATTTATTTAAAAAGATTTTTAATACTTTTTCATAA
- a CDS encoding flagellar brake domain-containing protein: MNSNIEFTVNSRIEIDVDNEIYKSNIQDVSEDCISISIPVNNHKYMPLSKGDKVNIIYYDGKNVYKFSTMVVGRKIERILMIILKKPEKVQICQRRNFVRVPLILDVLCAIFPLEKDLYHLNDQVEVFKACSVDMSGGGMKIVVDVKMKDKLKRGDIIIVTIPMENDSLTLKGKLVRISNNKDESKLTCGLSFIDMDRNSRERIIRVLFQIMRQHIKKGAKED; this comes from the coding sequence ATGAATTCCAACATTGAGTTTACAGTTAATAGCAGAATTGAAATAGACGTGGACAATGAAATATATAAAAGTAATATTCAGGATGTGTCAGAGGATTGTATAAGTATAAGCATACCCGTAAACAATCATAAGTATATGCCTCTTTCAAAAGGTGACAAGGTGAATATTATATATTATGACGGAAAGAATGTATACAAATTTAGTACCATGGTTGTAGGGCGTAAAATAGAGAGAATACTTATGATTATACTAAAGAAACCTGAAAAAGTTCAAATTTGCCAAAGGCGGAATTTTGTAAGAGTACCTTTGATTTTGGATGTGCTGTGTGCCATTTTTCCTTTAGAAAAGGACTTATATCACTTAAATGATCAAGTTGAAGTGTTTAAAGCATGTTCTGTAGACATGAGTGGCGGCGGAATGAAAATAGTTGTAGATGTAAAAATGAAAGATAAATTAAAACGTGGAGACATTATTATAGTGACGATTCCAATGGAAAATGACAGCTTAACTTTAAAAGGAAAGCTAGTAAGAATTAGTAATAACAAAGATGAAAGTAAATTGACCTGTGGATTATCTTTTATAGATATGGACAGGAATAGTAGAGAAAGAATAATAAGGGTATTATTTCAAATTATGAGGCAGCACATAAAAAAAGGAGCAAAGGAGGATTAA
- a CDS encoding FliA/WhiG family RNA polymerase sigma factor, with protein sequence MALADKLDIKEELVKKYLPLVKYIASRVIIGKTKYIEYEDLVSYGMLGLIDAINKFDKDRGMKFSTYASIRIKGSMIDELRRNSPISKGAMDKLNKYNAAMDSLRTKLGREPRGEEIANELGMPLKKMMEIENYINYISIVSLEDLIFSEDDDIPLMGTVEDTKSPSPEKSLEKKEMLEYLSKALELLNEKDNLVITLYYYERLTLKEIGHILNVSESRVCQLHSRAILHLRKNMTKLKYV encoded by the coding sequence ATGGCTTTGGCAGATAAATTAGATATAAAAGAAGAATTGGTAAAAAAGTATCTTCCTCTAGTAAAATATATTGCTTCTAGGGTTATAATAGGAAAGACCAAATACATTGAATATGAAGATTTGGTTAGTTATGGAATGTTAGGACTTATTGATGCAATAAACAAGTTTGACAAGGATAGAGGAATGAAATTTTCCACTTATGCGTCCATAAGAATAAAAGGTTCTATGATAGATGAACTTAGGAGAAACAGTCCTATTTCTAAAGGTGCTATGGACAAGCTTAATAAATACAATGCGGCCATGGATTCCCTTCGAACTAAACTAGGAAGAGAACCTAGAGGTGAAGAAATAGCAAATGAATTAGGTATGCCTTTGAAAAAAATGATGGAAATTGAAAATTATATAAACTATATATCTATAGTATCTCTAGAAGATTTGATATTTTCTGAAGATGATGACATTCCGCTTATGGGAACTGTAGAAGATACTAAAAGTCCAAGTCCAGAAAAGAGCTTGGAGAAAAAAGAAATGCTGGAGTATTTGTCCAAAGCGTTAGAACTTTTAAATGAAAAAGATAATTTAGTTATTACCCTATACTATTATGAAAGGTTAACTTTAAAGGAAATAGGACATATATTAAATGTATCCGAGTCTAGGGTATGTCAACTTCACAGCAGGGCAATTTTACATTTGAGAAAAAACATGACTAAATTGAAGTATGTATAG
- a CDS encoding flagellar basal-body rod protein FlgG, producing the protein MIRSFYAAVSGMITQEAKQDVITNNLANANTVGFKQDDLRVKSFNDMLLQNYDKTEGNRSVRNIIGSISLGSGIDSVKTGFTQGSIDSTGVSTDFAIDGRGFFTVRGQDGKEYYTRDGHFHVNTNGVLVNDAGDSVLARNTRTGALGEMNVGNGNMTSDDHGNINIDGTPSYKLYTVDFNDYNTLTKVGDNLYTGTNAAETNVVVRQKSLEKSNVNIVNTMSKLMTTMRSFETDQKAVQSIDETLEKLINEGGKV; encoded by the coding sequence ATGATTAGAAGTTTTTACGCTGCAGTATCTGGAATGATAACTCAAGAGGCAAAACAGGATGTTATAACAAATAACCTGGCAAATGCAAATACTGTAGGATTTAAGCAGGATGACCTTAGGGTGAAAAGCTTTAATGACATGCTTTTACAAAATTATGACAAAACAGAAGGAAATAGAAGTGTAAGAAATATAATAGGATCTATAAGTCTTGGAAGTGGAATTGATTCAGTTAAAACAGGATTTACCCAAGGATCAATAGATTCTACAGGTGTATCTACTGATTTTGCTATTGATGGAAGAGGATTTTTTACTGTTAGGGGACAGGATGGAAAAGAATATTATACGAGAGATGGCCATTTTCACGTAAATACAAATGGAGTACTGGTAAATGATGCTGGAGATAGTGTTTTGGCAAGAAATACCAGAACTGGTGCTTTAGGTGAAATGAATGTGGGAAACGGGAACATGACATCAGATGATCACGGAAATATAAATATAGATGGAACTCCAAGTTATAAGCTCTATACGGTGGATTTTAATGATTATAATACTTTGACAAAAGTTGGAGACAATTTATATACAGGAACAAATGCTGCAGAGACAAATGTTGTGGTAAGGCAGAAATCACTGGAAAAGTCCAATGTAAATATAGTAAATACAATGTCAAAGTTGATGACTACTATGAGGTCTTTTGAAACTGATCAGAAAGCAGTTCAATCAATAGATGAAACTTTGGAGAAGCTAATAAATGAAGGTGGTAAAGTATGA
- a CDS encoding flagellar basal-body rod protein FlgG — protein sequence MLRAIWNSVSAMNAQQDKLNSISNNLANSDTVGYKKENVEFNDLVYETLNRKGYPTNPNGTNTINGTGVKATEWIRDNTQGPIQVTGLKTDMAIDGDGYFKVTLGNGTAAYERAGNFTVDRNGNLVDSNGNKLEVNLTAEGSSLFNSGMVFKDNNFKVDEKTGQIYMNVGNQSILYGKINIYNAVGQDAMKSIGNNLYQPANNVQMNINTKAHVIQGSLEQSNVDLGREMTDMIMAQRSFELASKGLTTSDEMWGLINSMKR from the coding sequence ATGCTTAGAGCTATATGGAATAGTGTAAGTGCTATGAATGCACAGCAGGATAAACTCAATAGTATATCCAACAATTTAGCAAATTCAGATACTGTAGGATATAAAAAAGAAAATGTAGAATTTAATGATCTAGTGTATGAAACTTTAAACAGAAAGGGATATCCTACTAATCCTAATGGAACAAATACAATAAATGGTACAGGAGTAAAGGCTACAGAATGGATTAGAGATAATACTCAGGGTCCGATTCAAGTAACAGGACTTAAAACAGATATGGCTATAGATGGAGATGGATATTTTAAAGTAACTCTAGGGAATGGAACGGCAGCTTATGAGAGAGCAGGAAACTTTACTGTAGACAGAAATGGTAATTTGGTTGATAGTAATGGAAATAAGCTTGAAGTCAACCTTACAGCAGAGGGAAGTAGTTTGTTCAATTCAGGGATGGTGTTTAAAGATAATAATTTCAAAGTAGATGAAAAAACTGGACAAATATACATGAATGTTGGTAATCAAAGCATACTTTATGGAAAGATAAACATATATAATGCAGTAGGACAGGATGCCATGAAATCTATAGGAAATAATTTGTATCAGCCAGCAAACAATGTGCAAATGAACATAAATACCAAAGCGCACGTGATTCAAGGTTCTCTGGAGCAGTCTAATGTAGATTTGGGAAGAGAAATGACAGATATGATAATGGCACAGAGATCTTTTGAACTTGCGTCAAAAGGGCTTACTACTTCAGATGAAATGTGGGGACTCATAAACAGTATGAAGAGATAA